In Acidimicrobiales bacterium, the genomic window GAGGAGCGGGAGCGCCGACCCGCACAGGATCAGGGCCCGGCGCCGCGAGCGTCCGGCCGCCTCCCTGCCGTCGGGGTCGGTCCTGCGCTCCCTACCCGGCGTGGAGGCCATTCCGACGAGCGTACCGTCGCCCCGGTCCGAACTCCCGGGGCGTCGGCGGCGCTACTGGCGGGTGCGGAACCAGTCGAGCGTCGCCCGGCAGCCCTCGTCGAGCACCGTCCAGGGCCTCCACCCGAGGTGGATGGCGGCCCGCCCCGGGTCGACGGACGACCTGGCCAGCTCGCCCGGGCGGGGCGGCGCGTACACGGCCGGTTGGCGGACGCCGGCCTGGCGCGCCATCGCCGTGTAGAGGTCGTTCACCGACGTCTCGGTGCCGGTGCCGACGTTCATGAGGAGCCCGCCACCGCGCTCGGCGGCGCGCACGAAGGCGTCGACCACGTCGTCGACGTAGACGAAATCTCGCGTCTGGTCACCGTCGCCGAAGATCGTGCACGGCTCCCCGGCCAGCAGGCGGCCGGCGAAGATGGCCACCACGCCCGCCTCGCCGTGCGGGTCCTGGCGGGGCCCGTACACGTTGGCCAGCGCCAAGGCCGTGTACTCCAGCTCGTGCAGCTGGCGGTATGCGAAGAGGTAGTCGCCCACCGCCTTCTTGGCCACTCCGTACGGCGACTCCGGTCGCAGCGGGTGTGATTCCCGCACCGGCAGGTCGTCGGCGTCGATGGTGCCGTAGATCGTCCCGCCGCTCGATGCGAACACCACCTTGCGGGTCCCGGCCACGCGGGCGCCCTCCAGCACCTTCAGCGACCCGACGATGTTGACCTCGGCGTCGAAGGCGGGGCGGTCGACCGACACCCGCACATCGGCCTGGGCGGCCAGGTGGTACACCACCTCGGGCTTGCGCCGACCCATGAGGTCCACCAGCTGGTCCGAGCGGATGTCGAGGCGCTGGAACGTGAAGTCGGTGCCGCTCCCCCGACCGGCGCGCGCCTCGGCCAGGTTGGCGAGGGTGCCCGTGGACAGGTCGTCGACGGCGTCGACGGCGTGACCCTCGGCCAGCAGCCGGTCGACGAGGGTGGAGCCGATGAAACCGGCGCCACCGGTGACGAGGACCTTCACGAGAGGGGCAGCCGAGCTCCGTCGAGCAGCGCGCCCGGCGGCACCTGCACCCCTTCGCCCACCACGGAGAGCCCGGTGACGCGGGCTTCCTCGCCGACGACGGCAGCTGGTCCCACGATCGAGCCCTCGACCATGGCGCCGGGGCGCACGACGGCACCGGGCAGGAGGACCGAGCCGTTGACGGCAGCTCCCTCGACCCGGCACCCGGCGCCGACGACGGAGCCCGTCACGACGGAGTCCTTGCCCACGTAGGCGGCGTCACCGACGAGGGAGCCGGCTCCGACCCGGCCGTCGACCACTGGGCGGCCGAGGACCCATGACCCGTCGCCGGCGAGACGGGCGCCGGCCGCGGGCGGCTCCGAGCCACCGCCGTCGAGGAGGTGGAGGTTCGCCTGCAGGTACAGCTCGGGTGTCCCCGTGTCGGTCCAGTAGGCGTCGGAGGCCAGCGCGTGCACGGCGCCCTCCGCCGCGAGCTTCGGGAAGATGTCGCGCTCGATGTTGACCCGGCAGCCGTCGGCGATGCGCCCGACGACCTCCTGTTCGAGGACGTAGAACCCGGCGTTGATCAGGTTGGTCGGCGCCGTTCCCGGCGCCGGCTTCTCCAGGAACGCCAGCACCCGACCCGTGGCGTCGGTGGGGACGACGCCAAAGGACGACGGGTCGGCGACCGGCGTGAGGGCGATGGTGGCCAACCCGCCCCTTTCGCCGTGGAACCGGACCAGGGCGCCCACGTCGACGTCCGACAGGACGTCGCCGTTCACGACGAGGAAGGCGTCGTCCACCTCGGCGTGCAACGCCGCGAACCGGATGGCGCCGGCCGTGTCCAGCGGCGCCGGCTCGACGGCATAGGTGAGCCTGGCGCCGGCACAGCGGTCTTCGGGGAACGCAGCGAGAAAGGCGTCGGGCTTGTACCCCATGGAGAGCGTGACGTCGACGATCCCGTGGGCGGCGAGATGGGCGACGACCCGCTCGATCATCGTGACCTCGGCCACCGGCAGCATCTGCTTGGCGATGGTGAGGGTGAGGGGACGGAGACGGGTGCCCTCGCCGCCGACGAGAACGACTGCTCTCACGGCGACGAGCTGGGGGACGTCGCTCCGGTGGTGGACGGCGTCGTCGCCGCGGTGGTGGCGGGGCTGCTGTCCGACGTGGACGGCGCAGTGGTGCCCGGTGTGGTGTCGCCGGGGGCCGAGGACGGTGTGCTCGTCGGCGCGGTCGACGGAACGGTGAGGCCGGGGCTGCCCGGGACGTCGTTCAGCTTGTCGAGCTGGCCGGCCGACGGCGGGTCCTTGGGCACGTCGGTGCCGGACGGGACGAAGGCGATGACGAGCAGGTCGCGGTCGCGGAGGCGGATCTTCTTCGGGTCGCCGTCCACCTTGTCGCCGTTCAGGTAGACCTTCAGGCTCGCCTTCTTCTTGTCGGGACAGGTGCCGCCGTTCTTGTAGTTCTCTCCGCCCGGCACCTGCACGTGCGAGGCACTGACCTTGAGACCGACCGTCTCGGCGAACACGCCGAAGGTGGCGTTGCGGCCCGACGCCGCCTTGGTGAACGGATGGATGTGGACGACCCCGTCCCCGTGCGTGTGGATGCCCCTCGGATCCTGGTCGCTCTGGATGGGAGGCAGGAACTGGCCGCAGACGTAGATGCCGTAGGCCGCATGCCAGTGGTCGCCGGCGAACTGCTTCTGGCCCGGCAGACTCGGAGGACGCGGCTTCTCCGACTTGAGCGGGTTGGACGCAGCCTGGCGCTCGTTCCGGCTGGTCACGATGACGAGGGAGCCGAGGAGGACCACGATGGCCATGGCGCCGTACCAGCCCCAGGGCCGGGCGCCACGGGCCGTGCGGCCACCGCCGGTGCTCGCGGCGCGGGCCACCTTCTTGTTGCTCGAAGCCTTTCCCATTGGGTGGAACCTACCGTGCCGCCGGCGACGCCAGCGCCCGCTGGGCGCACGCCATGCCCGCCCGCACGACCAGACCACCCGCTACGAGTGGCAACAGGGCCGCCTGCGGTCCGGTCGTCGTCCGTCGGAAGAATCGCAGGAGCGACCGGTGGTGCTCCACGATCATGCGGTACGGATGGAGATCGGACGAGACACCCTGGGCGTGGACCACGCGGGCCGCCGGCTCGAACGCGACCTTCCAGCCGGCGCGGGCCGCCCTCCAGCACAGGTCGACGTCCTCGGCGTACATGAAGTACGCCTCGTCGAACCCACCGAGCGCCACCCACGCGTCACCGCGGACGAGGAAGCATGCGCCGGACACCCAGTCGGCGTCGGCAGTGCCGGCGTGGTCCCAGTCGAGCATGCGGTAGCTGCGGGTGAAGCGGTTCCGCGGCGCCACCAGGCCGAGAAAGGCGTGCCCGAGGGCGACACCGAGATCGGGGAACGTGCGCGGCGACGGGTACAACGAGCCGTCCACGTTCTCGACCCGCGGGCCCACGATCGCCACACGGCGATCGACGTCGAGCACGGCCGTCATGGCCTTCACCGCGCCGGGTTCCAGCACCACGTCCGAGTTGCACACGAGGAGCAGGTCTCCGGTGGCGACGGCCGCAGCCCGGTTGGCCGCCGCCCCGTACCCGAGGTTGCCTCCCGTCGGGAGGAAACGGGCGCCCGGGTCCGACGCGGCCAGCGCCTCCTCGGACCCGTCACCGGAGTCGTTGTCGGCGACGACGACGTCGTCGATCCCCTCTGCCCGCAGGCTCCTGACGCATTCGACCAGGTGCCGGCGCGCCTTGTAGTTGACGACCACGGCGCTCACGCGAGCGGCCGCGCCCGAGCTCACGAGCGGCGGTCCGGCGGGCGGAACCGGTAACGGACGAGGGCGGTGAGCGCCCTCGCCGTGTCGCGGGCTGCGAACTTGCGGCCCTCGTCCTGGGCCCGGCCGGCGAAGGAGATGGGCACCTCGTAGATGCGCACGCCGCCGCGCAGCAGCTTGGCCGTCACCTCCGGCTCGAAGTCGAAGCGGTCCGACTCGATGGTGATGCCGTCGAGCACCGAGCGGGCGAACAGCTTGTAGCACGTCTGCACGTCCGACAGATTGGTGTTGTAGATGACATCGGCGGCGATGCTGACGAGGCGGTTCCCGAGGTGGGCCCAATAGGGCGACGTCTGGTGGGCACCGAGGAAGCGGCTCCCGTACACGACCTGGGCCCGCCCTTTCAGCACGGGCGCGAGCAGCGTGGGCCAGTCCTCGGGGTCGTACTCGAGGTCGGCGTCCTGGATGAGCACCAGATCCCCGTGGGCCCGGGCGAGGGCCGTGCGGATGCAGGCACCCTTGCCCTGGTTGGCCTGGTGGCGCAGGACCATGACGGTGGAGTCCTCCATGGCCGACAGCACCTTGTCGGTGCCGTCGGTGGAGCCGTCGTCGACGACGACGATCTCGAGGTCGAGGCCGCCGGGCAGCTCGACGCGCCGCATGCGGCGAAGGATCTCTCCGACGGTGGCCCGTTCGTTGTACACGGGGACGAGGACCGACAGGCGCCTGTAGGCGGGCGCCTCCGGCTCAGCGTGCACCGTCCAGCACCTCCCGGAAGTAGTCGGCGGTGCTGGCCAGACCGGTGCGCAGGTCGACCTGCGGGCGCCAGTCGAACAGGGTGGCGGCAAGGGTGGTGTCCGGCCGGCGGCGCCCGGGGTCGTCGACCGGCAGCGGCTCGGTGACGATCTCCGAGCTCGATCCCGTGACCTGCACGGCCAGCTCGGCCAGCTCCAGGACGGTGTGCTCCGCCGGGTTGCCGATGTTCACCGGGCCCGCGTACGAGGAGTCGAGGAGCGCAAGCAGACCCCGGACCTCGTCGTCGACGTAGCAGAAGCTGCGCGTCTGCGACCCGTCGCCGTACACCGTGATGGGCTTGCCGGCCAGGGCCTGGACCAGGAAGTTCGACACGGCCCGTCCGTCGTCGGGGCGCATGCGGGGACCGAAGGTGTTGAAGATCCGGGCGATGCGCACGTCGACGCCGTGGAACCGGTGGTACGCCATGGCCATGGCCTCGGCGAAGCGCTTTGCTTCGTCGTAGACGCCCCGGGGGCCGACCGGGTTGACGTGACCCCAGTAGTCCTCCGCCTGCGGGTGCACCTGCGGGTCGCCGTACACCTCGCTGGTGGAGGCGAGGAAGAACCGGGCGCCCTTGTCCTTGGCCAGGCCGAGCAGGTGCAGGGTGCCGAGGCTTCCGACCTTGAGGATCTGGATCGGCATGCGAGCGAAGTCGGCCGGCGACGCCGGACTGGCGAAGTGCAGGACGGCGTCGACGGGGCCGGCCACGTGGACGAAGTCGCTGACGTTGTGGCGCTGGAGGCTGAAGCGCTCGTGGCCGAACAGGTGGGCGAGGTTCTGGAGGCGGCCCGTCAGCAGGTTGTCGATGCCCACGACACGGTCACCGCGCTCGACGAGCCGATCGCACAGGTGCGACCCGAGGAACCCGGCCGCACCCGTGACCACCACCCTCATCGGCCGAGCCCAACGTACGTGAACCCCTTCCGGCGCACCGCGGCGGGGTCAAGCAGGTTGCGGGCGTCGACGATGCTGGGCTGGGCCATCACGCCCCGGACCTTGTCGAAGTCGAGCCAGCGGAACTCGTCCCACTCGGTGAGCACGACCAGCACGGCCGCTCCCTCGCACGCCGCGTACGGATCGTCGACCCGCGTGACCCCCTCGGTGCCCCCGACGTTCGCGGGTGAGGCGGCGGGGTCGTACGCCCGCACCACGGCGCCGAGACTGCGGAGACGGGCGATCACCTCCAGCGCCGGTGACTGGCGGGTGTCGTCGGTGCCGGCCTTGAACGAGAGGCCCCACGCACCCACGGCGACGCCATCGAGCGATCCGCCGGCCAGGCGCACCACCTTGGCGACGACGCGCCGGTGCTGCTCGTCGTTCACCGCCAGCACGCCGCGCAGCAGGCTGAAGTCGTAGCCGGCGTCGTCGCCGATGCGCAGCAGCGCCTCGGTGTCCTTCGGGAAGCACGATCCTCCCCAGCCGGGACCGGGCTTGAGGAACTCGAACCCGATGCGCTTGTCGTATCCCATCCCGAGCAGCACCTCGCGGACGTCGGCCCCGACCGCCTCGCACAGGTTGGCGATGGCGTTGACGAACGAGACTTTGGTGGCCAGGAAGGCGTTCGACGCGTACTTGATGGCCTCGGCGGAAACGGGATCGGTGACGATGAGCGGCGCCGCGAGGCGCTCGAACAGGGCGGCCACGCGGGTGGCCACCGCGTTGTCGATGCTGCCGATCACGATGCGGTCGGGATGCAGGCAGTCGTGCACGGCGGAGCCCTCCCGCAGGAACTCCGGATTGGACACGACGTGCACGTCGGGGCGTCCCACGAGCTGCTCGACCATGCGGGTCGAGCCGACGGGCACCGTCGACTTGTTGACGATGACGGCGTCATGGCGGAGGAGTGGGCCGATCTCCCTCACGGCCGCCTGGACGTACCCCATGTCGACGGACCCGTCCGCGGCCTGCGGCGTCGGCAGGCACAGGAACACGAACTCGGCGTCGCGGACGGCGTTGGCGGCGCCGATCACGAACGACAGGCGGCGCGCCGCCAGGCCCTTGCGGACCAGCTCCTCGAGCCCGGCCTCGAAGATGGGGATCTCCCCCCGGCCGAGTCGCTCGACCTTCTCGGGCACCACGTCGGCGCAGACGACCTCGTGACCGAGAGAGGCCAGGCAGGCCCCCGTGGTGAGGCCGACGTAGCCCGTTCCGACGACTGCGATCCTGCTCACGACACGGGCTCGGGCTCGGATGGCGCGGTCAGGTCGTCGAGAAGGACGCGCACGAGGCGCTCGAGCGGATCGTGGAAATCGGGCAGGAGGGGGAGGCCGGAGAGGCGGAGGGCGGCGTTGTCGAGGACCGCCCAGGCCGGGCGGGGCGCAGGACGGGGCGGGTCGAGCGCGCTGGTCGGTATGGGGTGGACCACGTTCGGGTCGAGATCTGCGGCGGCGACGATGGCGCGGGCGAAGCGGAACCATGTGGTGGCGCCCTGGTTGGTGACGTGGAACGTCCCGGGCAGGTGGGCGACGACGAGGAGGGCGATCATGTGGGCCAGGTCGTCGGCGAAGGTGGGGCAGCCGTGCTGGTCGTCGACGACCTTGAGCCCTTCGGGGCCGGCTGCGACGGCGGCTTGCAGGATCGTCTTCACGAAGTTGCGGCCGTATCTGCCGCACACCCACGCCGTGCGCACGACCGTCGACCCGGGATCGAGCTCGCCTTCACCGCCCAGCTTCGACCGCCCGTACACCGAGCGGGGGCCGGTGGCGTCCCATTCCGTGTACGGCCGGGCGGCGTCACCCGGGAACACGTAGTCCGTCGACACGTAACAGACCCGGGCGCCCACCAGCCGGGCGCCCTCGACCACGTGGCGGGTGCCGAGGGCGTTGATCCGGTAGGCCCGGTCGGGGTCGAGCTCGCACCCGTCGACGTTCGTGAAGGCGGCACCGTGGACGACGGCGTCGGGACCGACGCTCGTGATGCACTGCAGCACGCTGTCCCGGTGCCCGAGGTCCAGCACGGTGCTGTCGGGGGCGATGACCTCGTGGCCGGCGAACGCAGCGGGCAGCTCGCGGCCCAGCTGGCCGCTCCCGCCCGTGACGAGGACCCTCACCGCATGGCCGAACGGAGCGGCGCCCACCAGTCGCGATGTTCCCGGTACCAGGTCACCGTGGCAGCCAGGGCCTCGTCGAGCTGGCGCCGGGGTGCCCAGCCGAGGGCGCGCACCTTGGCGTCGTCCACCGAGTAGCGCCGGTCGTGGCCGAGCCGGTCCTCGACGTACTGCACGCTCGACTCGTCGGCGCCGAGCAGGGCCAGCAGCCGGTCGACGAGCAGCCGGTTCGGCACCTCGTTGCCGCCGCCGATGTTGTAGATCTCCCCGGCGACGCCGGCCCGCAGCACGAGGTCGACGGCGGCGACGTTGTCGTCGACGTAGCACCAGTCCCGCACGTTCAGGCCGTCGCCGTACAGCGGCACCGGAAGGCCGTCGAGCAGGTTGGTGACGAACAGCGGGATGACCTTCTCGGGGTACTGGTACGGACCGAAGTTGTTGGACGACCGCGTCACGACGACCGGCATCCCGTAGGTGGAGAAGTAGGACAGCGCGATGAGGTCCGAGCCGGCCTTCGAGGCGCTGTACGGAGAGCGGGGGTCGAGTGCGTCGGTCTCCTTCGAGGACCCGGTGAGGACCGAGCCGTACACCTCGTCGGTCGAGATGTGCACGACCCGGGCGACCTCCAGGCGGCGGGCCACGTCACAGACGACGTTCGTGCCCAGGCAGTTCGTGCGGGCGAACTCGTCGGGACTGACGATCGACCGGTCGACGTGGCTCTCCGCCGCGAAGTGCACGACCGCGTCGTGGCCCGCCATGGCGTCCTCGAGCGGCGCCCGGTCGCAGATGTCGCCCTGGACGAGCCGGAAACGGGGGTCGCCCTCGAACTCGGCGAGGGTGGCCTTGTTGCCCGCGTACGTGAGGAGGTCGTAGACGGTGACCTCGTCGTCGGTGGTGGCCAGGATGTGGCGCACGTAGTTCGAGCCGATGAAGCCGGCGCCCCCGGTCACGAGCAGTTTCACAGGGAGTGCAGGCTATCCGCGCCCCGCGGCGGCCCCGTCGTCCCAGTGTGCGGTCGACCCGGTCGATCGGAGCTCCGACCGGCCCGGCGCGTGGCGGTGGCCCTAGCCGAGGTCGACCACCGAATCGTCGCCCAGGACCACCCGGGTGGCGCGGGGGCGCTCCGCGCTGCGGGTGACCTCGGCCCGGCGGCCGATGAGGGAGTCGGTGATGCGACCGCCGTCGATGATGCGACTGTCCTCGAGCAGGACGGAGTGCTCGACCTCCGAGTTCACGACCTCGCAGTCGTGGTAGATCGCGGTGAACGGGCCGATGTAGGAATCGACGATACGGGTGCCCTCGCCGATGATCGCCGGTCCCCGCACGGTGGACCGCTGGATCCGCGCCCCGGGCTGCACCACCACCCGCCCGTCGATGCGGCTCTCCTCGTCGACGGTGCCCTCGATGCAGCGGTCGAGCGTCTCGAGGATCAGCCGGTTGGCCTCCAGCAGGGGCGTCAGCTTGCCGGTGTCGATCCACCAGCCGTCGAGCACCTGGGACCGCACCTGGTGGCCCTGGTCGAGCAGCCACTGGATGGCATCGGTGATCTCCAGCTCGCCGCGCGCCGACGGCTCGATGGCCCGCACGGCGGTGTGGATGTTGCGGTCGAACAGGTAGACGCCGACGAGGGCCAGGTCCGACGGCGGCTCGGCCGGCTTCTCGACGAGACGCACCACCGCCCCCGTCGTGTCGAGCTCGGCCACCCCGAAGCGCTGGGGATCGGGCACCTTGCACAACAGGATCTGGGCCACGGCGTCGCCCCGGTCGGCCTCGAAGTGGTCGACGAACTCCTTGACCCCCTGGTGCAGGAGGTTGTCGCCCAGGTACATGACGAAGTCCTCCCCACCGAGGAAGTCGCCGGCGATCAGCACGCAGTGGGCCAGGCCGAGGGGCGCCTCCTGGGGCAGGTAGGTGACCTCGAGCCCCCAGCGGGAGCCGTCGCCCACGGCCGCCTTGATCTCGTCGCCGGTGTCGCCGATGACGATGCCGACCTCGGTGATCCCGGCCGCCGCCATGTCCTCGAGCCCGTAGAAGAGGATCGGCTTGTTGGCCACCGGTACCAGCTGCTTCGCGCTGGTGTACGTGATCGGCCGCAGCCGGGTGCCGGCCCCGCCCGACAGGATCAGGCCGCGCACGGCTGCTCCCTCCCGGTCCGGGGCGTCAGCACGACGGTGCGACCGGTGCACGTGCGCCGGTGGTGGTGGGGGCCGCCGTGGCCGCCGCCTTGGCCGCCGTGGTGGCGGTGGTGGCGGGCGACGCGCCGGGCGCGTCCTTGACGCCGACGAAGCCGCTTCCGGTGGTGAGGACGAGGTCGCCGCCCTTGAGCGAGCCGTCCTCGACGAGGCGGGACCTGCCGTCCACGTAGGCCTGGAGGAGCTGGGCCTTGGGAAGCTGGCCCTTGCCGTAGCGGATCACCGTCTGCGGGTTGGACGCGGAGGGGGCGTCGCCCGTGCCGGCCACGCCGAAGTCGGCGCGGGCCAGCGCCTTCGCCGCGTCGCCCGCCTGGCCGTCGGCTCCCGTTCCGTTCAGCACCCGCACCCGCACGGTTCCGGGCAGCACCTTCGGCGGTGCGGCCGCCCCAGCCGGGTCGGCGGGCGGCGGTGCCTTGCCGATGAGGCGGTCGATGATCTGGCTCGCCTCGGGCTGCTTGAGCTTGAGCACCGAGGCGCCCCGCTCACGGGTCCCCACCGTCGGCAGCGGGAGCATCTCCACCGCCTCGGGCTCCAGCGAGTGGAACCGCTTGGCCAGGCGGAGGATGTCCTTGGTGGAGAAGGCGTCGTCGATCTTCACGTTCGGCACGGCGCTGCTGATGATCGAGTTGAGCCGGACCGGGTTGCGCCCGACCTTGGAGGCCTTGCCGAGCACCCGGCGGATGAAGCTCTGCTGGCGTTCGATGCGCCCGAGGTCGGCGGTGGGGTCGATCCGCCACTTGCCGCTCTCGAAGTACTCGTAGTTCCGGCTGCGGACGTAGGACAGGGCGGTGTTCCCGTCCATCTTCACGCACCCCGGGTTGGCCACGTTGAGCCCGCTCTTCTTGTCACGGGCGGGCGAGGGGAAGTAGATGCTCACCCCGCCGATGGCGTCGACCAGACCGCGGAAGGTGTTGAAGTCGACCTGCGCGTAGTGGTCGATCTCGATGCCGAGCTGGTCCTTGATGGTGGCGATGAGGACCTGCGGGCCCTTCTCGAACGCCGAGTTGATGCGCCGGGGCGACGTGCTCTTGCCGTCTGAGATGACCACCGAGAGGTCGCGTGGTATCGACATGAGGGCGGCCTTCTCGGATCGCGGATCGACGTGCAGGACGATGATGGTGTCGCTGCGCTCGCCACCGACCAGCGATTGGTCGCCGAACTGCTCGGCCTCATCGGCCGAGATCTGCTCGCGACTGTCCGATCCCACGAGGAGGACGTTCATCGGCTGGCCCGGGTCGTCGTCGCCGCAGTTGCGGAGCACTTCGCACAGGGCCACCTTGTCGACCTTGCCGAACTGCCACTTCAGGTAGGCGTAGGTGACGCCGGTGAACACCAGGCAGAGGGCAACGAACACGTTGACCCCGATGAGCAGCCGACGGGGCCACCGGCGCGGGTGGGCGACCGGGGATTCGTTGGCCACGAAGGCCGAGGCTAGCAGCGCGCCCTCGGCGACCCGGGGTCATCCGGGGCTCCGTCAGGAGACCGGAAGGCCCAGCGAACGGCTGATGACGAGGCGCTGGATCTCGCTCGTCCCCTCGCCGATCTCGAGCACCTTGGCGTCCCGGTAGAAGCGGCTGACGGGGAACTCGTCCATGAACCCGTACCCCCCGAAAACCTGCGTCGCCTCCCGGGTCGCGGTGACCGCTGCCTCGGTGGCGAACAGCTTGGCGATGGCGGCCTCCCTCGTGAACGGGCGTCCGTTGTCGCGCAGCCACGCCGCCCGGTAGGTGAGGAGCCGCGCCGCGCCGGCGGCCACGACCAGGTCGGCGCACTTGAAGGCCACGGCCTGGTTGGCCCCGATCGGGCGCCCGAAGGCGGTGCGGTCGGCGGCATACGCGGTGGTGAGCTCGAGGCAGGCCTCGATCACGCCGAGGGCCAGGGCGGCCAGAGCCACGCGGCCCTCGTCGAGGACGGCGAGGAACTGGGCCATCCCCCGCCCCCGCTGGCCGAGGAGGTTGGCGGCCGGCACCCGGCAGTCGGTGAACAGCAGGCCGTGGGTGTCCGACGCGTGCCAGCCCATCTTCCGGTACGGCGCCAGCACCTCCATTCCGGCCGTTCCCGCCGGGACGACGATGGTGGAGATCTCGCCCGGTCCGGTCCGGGCGGTGACGTTCACCAGGGCCGTGATCGGGGTCCCCGAGTTGGTGATGAAGCACTTCTCGCCGTTGATGACCCACTCGTCCCCGTCGAGCTCGGCCCGCGTGGCGGTGGCGCCGGCGTCGCTGCCGGCCCCGGGTTCGGTCAGGCCGAAGGCGCCCAGTGCCCGTCCTCCGCACAGGTCGGGCAGCCACCGTTCGCGCTGCGCGTCCGTGCCGAAGCGGAAGATGGGATTGGCGCCGAGGCCCACCGCCGCTTCGAGCGTGACGGCCAGGGACTGGTCCGCGCGGGCGATCTCCTCGATGGCGACGCACACGGTCGTGAGATCGGCGCCGGAGCCGCCGTACTCCTCGGGGAACGGCAGGCCGAACAACCCCAGGCGCCCCATGGAGAGCACCGTCTCCAGCGGGAAGGTGTGGTCGCGGTCCCAGGCCTCGGCGTGCGGTGCGATCTCGGCGCGGGCGAAGTCCCGCACGACACCCCGGAACGCCTCCTGCTCGGCCGACAGGTCGAAGTCCATCCGGCCCGCAGTTCTAGCGCCTGAGGGCGGTCACGGCGCTCGCCCCCTCGGAGGCGAACCCTCGTGGACGCGGCGGCACCGCCCGTAGGCTCCGGGCCTTGCCCGAACAGTCTCCGCTCGCCGTCGTGGGCGGCCGCCTGGCCACCGGCCTCGTCGACGTGACGTCCGACCTCGGCGCCCTGGACGGCCCGGGCTTCTGGGCCGTCGTGATCCCGTTCGAGGGACCTCCCACCTGCGCCCGCTTCGACCAGGTGCGCCCGGCCACGCCCTGGCCGGGCCGGCGCTGGCTGGGACCGGCGCGCCGCTCGTGGCGGACGTCGCTGGGGCAGGGCGAGTTCCGGGCCGGTGTCGAGGGGATACGGGCCGCCATCGCCGAGGGCGACGTCTACCAGGTGAACCTGACCCGGCGGCTGTCCGCCCCGGCGCCGCCCGGTGCCGACGTGGCCGCTCTCGGCGCCGCCCTGGCGGCCGGGAACCCGGCGCCGTACTCGGCCGTCGTACGCGTGCCGTCGGCCGGCCTGCACGTCGCATCGGCGTCGCCCGAGCGATTCCTGCGCCGCTCCGGCCGCGCCGTCGAGTCGCGGCCCATCAAGGGAACGGCCGCCTCCGCCGAAGCCTTCCTGCCCAAGGACCGGGCCGAGAACGTCATGATCGTCGACCTCGTGCGCAACGACCTCGGACGGGTCTGCGAGTACGGGTCCGTGACAGTCCCCGATCTCTGCCGGGTCGAGCCCCATCCCGGGCTGTTCCACCTCGTGTCGACGGTGGGCGGCACGCTGCGGCCGGACGTCGGCTGGCCCGAGCTGGTGGACGCCGTGTTCCCGCCCGGCTCGGTGACCGGCGCGCCGAAGCTGGCGGCCATGGACGCCATATCCAAGCTCGAGCCGGTCGCCCGGGGCCCGTACTGCGGCGCGGTCGGCTGGGTCGACGGCGACGCCGGCGTGGGCGACCTCAACGTGGCGATCCGCACCCTGTGGCTGGAGGCGGGCGAGGTGCACCTCGGCAC contains:
- a CDS encoding NDP-sugar synthase, whose product is MRAVVLVGGEGTRLRPLTLTIAKQMLPVAEVTMIERVVAHLAAHGIVDVTLSMGYKPDAFLAAFPEDRCAGARLTYAVEPAPLDTAGAIRFAALHAEVDDAFLVVNGDVLSDVDVGALVRFHGERGGLATIALTPVADPSSFGVVPTDATGRVLAFLEKPAPGTAPTNLINAGFYVLEQEVVGRIADGCRVNIERDIFPKLAAEGAVHALASDAYWTDTGTPELYLQANLHLLDGGGSEPPAAGARLAGDGSWVLGRPVVDGRVGAGSLVGDAAYVGKDSVVTGSVVGAGCRVEGAAVNGSVLLPGAVVRPGAMVEGSIVGPAAVVGEEARVTGLSVVGEGVQVPPGALLDGARLPLS
- a CDS encoding glycosyltransferase family 2 protein, encoding MHAEPEAPAYRRLSVLVPVYNERATVGEILRRMRRVELPGGLDLEIVVVDDGSTDGTDKVLSAMEDSTVMVLRHQANQGKGACIRTALARAHGDLVLIQDADLEYDPEDWPTLLAPVLKGRAQVVYGSRFLGAHQTSPYWAHLGNRLVSIAADVIYNTNLSDVQTCYKLFARSVLDGITIESDRFDFEPEVTAKLLRGGVRIYEVPISFAGRAQDEGRKFAARDTARALTALVRYRFRPPDRRS
- a CDS encoding UDP-glucose/GDP-mannose dehydrogenase family protein, with product MSRIAVVGTGYVGLTTGACLASLGHEVVCADVVPEKVERLGRGEIPIFEAGLEELVRKGLAARRLSFVIGAANAVRDAEFVFLCLPTPQAADGSVDMGYVQAAVREIGPLLRHDAVIVNKSTVPVGSTRMVEQLVGRPDVHVVSNPEFLREGSAVHDCLHPDRIVIGSIDNAVATRVAALFERLAAPLIVTDPVSAEAIKYASNAFLATKVSFVNAIANLCEAVGADVREVLLGMGYDKRIGFEFLKPGPGWGGSCFPKDTEALLRIGDDAGYDFSLLRGVLAVNDEQHRRVVAKVVRLAGGSLDGVAVGAWGLSFKAGTDDTRQSPALEVIARLRSLGAVVRAYDPAASPANVGGTEGVTRVDDPYAACEGAAVLVVLTEWDEFRWLDFDKVRGVMAQPSIVDARNLLDPAAVRRKGFTYVGLGR
- a CDS encoding glycosyltransferase family 2 protein, producing the protein MSAVVVNYKARRHLVECVRSLRAEGIDDVVVADNDSGDGSEEALAASDPGARFLPTGGNLGYGAAANRAAAVATGDLLLVCNSDVVLEPGAVKAMTAVLDVDRRVAIVGPRVENVDGSLYPSPRTFPDLGVALGHAFLGLVAPRNRFTRSYRMLDWDHAGTADADWVSGACFLVRGDAWVALGGFDEAYFMYAEDVDLCWRAARAGWKVAFEPAARVVHAQGVSSDLHPYRMIVEHHRSLLRFFRRTTTGPQAALLPLVAGGLVVRAGMACAQRALASPAAR
- a CDS encoding NAD-dependent epimerase/dehydratase family protein; translated protein: MKVLVTGGAGFIGSTLVDRLLAEGHAVDAVDDLSTGTLANLAEARAGRGSGTDFTFQRLDIRSDQLVDLMGRRKPEVVYHLAAQADVRVSVDRPAFDAEVNIVGSLKVLEGARVAGTRKVVFASSGGTIYGTIDADDLPVRESHPLRPESPYGVAKKAVGDYLFAYRQLHELEYTALALANVYGPRQDPHGEAGVVAIFAGRLLAGEPCTIFGDGDQTRDFVYVDDVVDAFVRAAERGGGLLMNVGTGTETSVNDLYTAMARQAGVRQPAVYAPPRPGELARSSVDPGRAAIHLGWRPWTVLDEGCRATLDWFRTRQ
- a CDS encoding UDP-glucuronic acid decarboxylase family protein; this encodes MRVVVTGAAGFLGSHLCDRLVERGDRVVGIDNLLTGRLQNLAHLFGHERFSLQRHNVSDFVHVAGPVDAVLHFASPASPADFARMPIQILKVGSLGTLHLLGLAKDKGARFFLASTSEVYGDPQVHPQAEDYWGHVNPVGPRGVYDEAKRFAEAMAMAYHRFHGVDVRIARIFNTFGPRMRPDDGRAVSNFLVQALAGKPITVYGDGSQTRSFCYVDDEVRGLLALLDSSYAGPVNIGNPAEHTVLELAELAVQVTGSSSEIVTEPLPVDDPGRRRPDTTLAATLFDWRPQVDLRTGLASTADYFREVLDGAR